The proteins below are encoded in one region of Podarcis raffonei isolate rPodRaf1 chromosome 6, rPodRaf1.pri, whole genome shotgun sequence:
- the MMACHC gene encoding cyanocobalamin reductase / alkylcobalamin dealkylase: MMELRVVELEKRIRDHLEKLGFEIHPLKVGWYNAVLSPAFHLPYLDDTLAFVVLSTPAMFDKAFKPFLRNGPLKKIRDPVDQCISHHLTLLRERLADQQVDIMYDYELLPNRKPKFLAQTAAHIAGAAYYYQRKDVQQDPWGEKKIYGVCIHPRYGGWFAIRALLLFPGVEVPSLLQKTPVDCVTTEEKRIELLEKFNFHWRDWSYRDITEVKEKYSEEQKTYFATPPAERLKLLTLQGGLQRNAIH; encoded by the exons ATGATGGAGCTACGCGTGGTTGAGCTGGAGAAAAGGATCCGAGATCACTTGGAGAAGCTGGGCTTTGAAATCCACCCGCTTAAG GTAGGGTGGTACAATGCGGTCCTTTCTCCAGCTTTTCACTTGCCCTACTTGGATGACACTCTGGCATTCGTGGTGCTCAGCACTCCTGCTATGTTTGACAAAGCCTTCAAACCTTTCTTGAGGAATGGGCCACTGAAAAAGATTCGTGACCCTGTGGACCAGTGCATTTCTCATCACCTCACGTTGCTTAGGGAG AGGCTTGCTGACCAGCAGGTAGACATCATGTATGACTATGAGTTGCTGCCCAACCGGAAGCCCAAGTTCCTGGCCCAGACAGCTGCACATATAGCTGGTGCTGCTTACTACTACCAGAGGAAAGATGTGCAACAAGATCCCTGGGGAGAGAAG aAGATCTATGGCGTCTGCATCCACCCACGTTACGGAGGCTGGTTTGCTATCCGGGCTCTCTTGCTTTTTCCGGGTGTTGAGGTGCCTTCCTTGCTGCAGAAAACTCCTGTTGATTGTGTGACAACAGAGGAAAAGAGAATAGAACTTCTGGAGAAGTTCAATTTCCACTGGCGGGACTGGAGCTATCGGGACATTACTGAAGTGAAGGAGAAGTACTCGGAGGAGCAGAAAACGTACTTTGCAACTCCTCCAGCTGAACGGTTAAAATTGCTGACTCTGCAAGGAGGATTGCAAAGGAATGCAATACACTGA